TGAAGAAAATTCTCTTCAAGAAGTAATAACCTGAAGTTGAGCATTTTTCTGAATATAAAGCCTGACATCCACGGGGACCCTTCCTTATCTAATAAAAATTCCGGCTGATATAAACCGGAATTCTCAATAGCTTTCAAGAGTGCAGGATTGCTGAATGCTGTATTAAAAAACTGAATATTCACTTTTCCATGTCCGGTATTGGATTAGAAAATATTTAGCGATTTTTCTAGTTTTTTTATAAAAATACTCTTTTAACCACGGTATTGGTCTACCACTCCATCTCTGAAGATGCACCGTAATCATCGCCTTTTTGGGGGCCCTTCCTGTTTCAATCGCCTTAATCATCTCATTCGTCTTTCAAAATCTCGGCCAATCGTTCAAAATAATTGATAAATAACGAGTAAGACCTATCAACATCCTGTTCCATACTTATCTTCTGATTTTTGACCTCAAACTTTTGATTTCAAACTTCTGCCTACCGCCTACTCAACACTGCCAAATTTCAGATTACCTCTCCCTTCTAACTTCAAACTTCTTATTTCGAATAACTTTATCCTTTAAACTTTTTTTTGCCCTAAAAAACTCATAATTCTCTTTCTACGATATTGCCAGGCTTCTTTAATAGTAGGGATAGTATTATACGTTGCGAAGCTATTTTCATTTTTAATAAAGTCTTCTTCTCCATTTTCTAATTTGGCTAATGCTTCTAACATAGCAATTGGTGCTATCTCATAATTTTTTTTAACCACTGAATTAAAATTATCTTTCCTGGTAATTGGGAATCGTTTTTGAACAATTATATCTCCCGCGTCCAGCTCTTCTGTAACAAAATGAATAGAAACACCTGTTTCCTTTTCTTCTTTATACAAAACCCAAAATGGAGTTAATCTTCCTCTGTTTTTTGGAAGCAATGCATTATGTCTGTTGATGACCCCTATTTTGGGGATTTCAAGCAATTCCTTTTTAATAATACTTTGACTTTGGTTTATAATAACATCAGGTTTTAATGATGATAATTCCTTCATAAATGACTTGCTATTTGGAGTTTTAATTTTCCACACAGGTATTCCAAATTGCTGTGCATAATATGTAATTGATGGATTATTGCACAATCCGTGTTTGCTAAGATTTTTTTTAATCTTAAAACTCATTGTAATAAAAGAGTTTTTAAGAAAATCTGGTAAGCCCATAATAAGTAATAAAGTAAGGATATATAAAATTTTTGATTTGTTTTTCCCAATTTTGAGTCTATCCCCGTTTGGAACAGCTAAGCCAATAATTTCATCTTTTTTATTATCAATGATGTATTTAATAAAATTGTTGGTTTGGACTGGATCGTCCATTGTTATGATGAAAATTCTCATTTCAGCTTAAAATTTTAACAAACCAGTTTGAATACAATAATCTTTTATTGTTAAAAACTTGTAATCTTTTGTTAAAAAATATTCAATTTCCTTTTCATAGAGAGGTATTGCATCCTTCCCCAAATTCTTTATCTTTAACTTTGACCTGACAAGGTCTTTTAATATAAAAGTAATTGAATTTTTACTTCTTCTAGTTATTTCCCTTTTTTCACTGCTTTCATCAATAAACTCATTTGGATGAATATCAAATACAATTGGTTTTTTGTTAATTTTTGATTCAAAGTTTAATAAATGATGTTGGCATCTTGTAAGTAAAGGAAAAATTCTCATTGTAGTACCTATATAGGGAAAAATAGTAGCTGATAATGGAACTTCAATTAAATTAGCATTACCTTTTTTAAAAATTGATTTTTCACTTGTTCTGTAAGGCAAACGTGGGGCTGTTAACCAATTTAGCTTCTTTAATCCTCCAAAAGACATAAACATATCGAATCTTTGAGATGCAACCGAACTGTCAATTTTATAGTCTGTTTCTATCAGAGCTTTTGATGTAAATTCATTCATTCTAAGTGCCGGAGCTCTGAAAGAAATTACTTCTTCACCAGAGATATCTTCCAGAATATTTTTTGAAGTTAATAAATGTTCTTTTTGCTTATTAAAAGGCATTATATCAAAACCATTTTCAACCTTATGTGATAATCCATGACTAGCAACTTCATGCCCTTTGCCTAATATCATTTTAACAATATCAGGAATTAACTTTGCAATATATCCTGTAAAGAAAAAAGTACTTTTGATATTATACTTTTCGTAAATATCAAGAAGAATCGGCATTCCTTCCCGATAGACTTTCCAACCGGTTTCATCGCGAAGCGTATTTAACCAAATTGAGGTGGTTTCAACATCGTTTGTAAAAAGACAGTATTTAGGATTGTTCATTGAAATTTTACAAAAAAGTACTTTATAGTGTTTTTCGCATTTTGCATCACTAATTCTTTGAACCAACCAAATCCAAAATCAAACCATCTGTGGGGATGAGTATTGATAATAATCTGATTGGGAAGTTCATTATTTTTAAATTTCCTCATTAAATCATAAGTCGATTTAATAGAAATATTAAATCCTGAATCAACTTTATCTCTGACACTTACACTTTCCTTATTCCATTTTCTACCTGTATCTGTTATGTAAAGCACTTTTTTATAATCCACATCAAAGTAAGGCTCTGCAATAATTCCCAAATCACGATAATTATATTTCTTCCAAATATCCCGGTTATCCCACTTTGTCATTGGACTACCGTGCATACATATTGTTTTTGCAGGATAGAATTTTCGAAATATTTCTAATTTGTCTTTGAAATGTTGATATGCCGATTCTATATCACCTTTACAAATTGTCATATCCTCATAATGATAGCTTACTTCATGCTTAAGTAAAACGCAACTACAAATAATAGATTCATTAAAAACAAAAGGCACAATTCTAAAATAATAAGAAGCCTTGCAATGCAATACATTTTCAAGTTCTGCCATTCTTAGTGCATTTTCAGGTAATCGATCTACATCATGCCTTAATACAACCACTTTTTCTTTTGGGTTTTTAATGAAATCCTCAAAGGTCTGAAATGCATAACCGGAATCTTTGATTGCTTGGAGAAGTGATTTATAGGTTTTAAGGGTAAAGTCCATTATTTAAAA
This DNA window, taken from Sphingobacteriales bacterium, encodes the following:
- a CDS encoding polysaccharide deacetylase family protein; amino-acid sequence: MPILLDIYEKYNIKSTFFFTGYIAKLIPDIVKMILGKGHEVASHGLSHKVENGFDIMPFNKQKEHLLTSKNILEDISGEEVISFRAPALRMNEFTSKALIETDYKIDSSVASQRFDMFMSFGGLKKLNWLTAPRLPYRTSEKSIFKKGNANLIEVPLSATIFPYIGTTMRIFPLLTRCQHHLLNFESKINKKPIVFDIHPNEFIDESSEKREITRRSKNSITFILKDLVRSKLKIKNLGKDAIPLYEKEIEYFLTKDYKFLTIKDYCIQTGLLKF